One region of Camelus bactrianus isolate YW-2024 breed Bactrian camel chromosome 20, ASM4877302v1, whole genome shotgun sequence genomic DNA includes:
- the VEGFA gene encoding vascular endothelial growth factor A, long form: MDPSHSSPLGASHSDVSRPDEGYRGTHCPDEYIVPPMPSTGLCAYEAIRVPNMPLFGRSEMGGSGSAGSGEERRGLGQPGCEEAAARVVSGAGGSCTRSGETHRRGGRTGGVTSHGSPHWNLIFIYPGFTLLLFPETFLKTVFFPVLIYFGFPFPAKSGRPFGEIAPVLPQITSDFGNQQREERGSKSSKEKSRKRDWVRERARASEKREDRGKVSDLLLGVTARARREPSPSGSRVGPAALTDRQTDTAPRPSAHLLPGRRPTVDAAASRGQEPEPAPGGGVEGVGARGVALKLFIQLLGCSRSGGAVVRLGAADPSETGRSASSVREEPQSAEGEEEEEKEEERGPRWRLGSRKPGSWTGEAAVCADSAPAARAPQALARALAPGGRGARLGAEESGRPRSPSQRGSASRASPGRASETMNFLLSWVHWSLALLLYLHHAKWSQAAPMTAGEQKPHEVVKFMDVYQRSYCRPIETLVDIFQEYPDEIEYIFKPSCVPLMRCGGCCNDEGLECVPTEEFNITMQIMRIKPHQGQHIGEMSFLQHNKCECRPKKDRARQEKKSVRGKGKGQKRKRKKSRYKSWSVPCGPCSERRKHLFVQDPQTCKCSCKNTDSRCKARQLELNERTCRCDKPRR, translated from the exons ATGGACCCCAGTCACTCCAGCCCTTTGGGTGCATCTCACTCTGATGTCAGCAGGCCTGATGAGGGCTATAGAGGGACACATTGTCCAGATGAATACATCGTGCCCCCTATGCCCAGCACTGGGCTCTGTGCATATGAGGCCATTCGAGTCCCAAACATGCCACTGTTTGGGAGGTCAGAAATGGGGGGATCAGGG TCGGCTGGTAGCGGTGAAGAGCGCAGAGGCTTGGGGCAGCCGGGCTGCGAGGAGGCCGCGGCGCGGGTGGTGAGTGGAGCCGGCGGCAGCTGCACTCGGTCCGGAGAGACGCATCGGCGAGGGGGACGAACCGGCGGGGTCACCAGCCACGGGTCTCCGCACTGGAATTTGATATTCATTTACCCAGGGTTTACCCTCCTCCTTTTTCccgaaacatttttaaaaacagtattctttcccgttttaatttattttggctTCCCATTCCCCGCTAAATCCGGCCGACCGTTTGGGGAGATTGCTCCTGTACTCCCCCAAATCACTTCGGATTTTGGAAAtcagcagagagaagaaagaggtagCAAGAGCTCCAAAGAGAAGTCGAGGAAGAGAGACTGGGTCAGAGAGCGCGCGCGGGCAAGCGAGAAACGAGAGGACAGGGGCAAAGTGAGTGACCTGCTTTTGGGGGTGACCGCCAGAGCGCGGCGTGAGCCCTCCCCCTCGGGATCCCGCGTCGGACCAGCAGCGCtgacggacagacagacagacaccgccccccgccccagcgcCCACCTCCTCCCCGGCCGGCGGCCGACGGTGGACGCGGCCGCGAGCCGCGGGCAGGAGCCGGAGCCCGCGCCCGGAGGCGGGGTGGAGGGGGTCGGGGCTCGCGGTGTTGCACTGAAACTTTTCATCCAACTTCTGGGCTGTTCTCGCTCCGGAGGAGCCGTGGTCCGCCTCGGGGCAGCAGATCCGAGCGAAACCGGGAGAAGTGCTAGCTCCGTTCGGGAGGAGCCGCAGTCggcggagggggaggaggaagaagagaaggaagaggagagggggcCGCGGTGGCGACTCGGCTCTCGGAAGCCGGGCTCATGGACGGGTGAGGCGGCTGTGTGCGCAGACAGTGCTCCAGCCGCGCGCGCGCCCCAGGCCCTGGCCCGGGCCTTGGCTCCGGGAGGAAGAGGAGCCCGCCTAGGCGCTGAGGAGAGCGGGCGGCCCCGCAGCCCGAGCCAGAGAGGGAGCGCTAGCCGCGCCAGCCCCGGCCGGGCCTCCGAAACCATGAACTTTCTGCTCTCTTGGGTGCATTGGAGCCTTGCCTTGCTGCTCTACCTCCACCATGCCAAG TGGTCCCAGGCTGCACCCATGACAGCAGGAGAGCAGAAACCTCATGAAG TGGTGAAGTTCATGGACGTCTACCAGCGCAGCTACTGCCGTCCAATCGAGACCCTGGTAGACATCTTCCAGGAGTACCCTGATGAGATCGAGTACATCTTTAAGCCGTCCTGTGTGCCCCTGATGAGGTGCGGGGGCTGCTGCAATGATGAAGGTCTGGAGTGTGTGCCCACCGAGGAGTTCAACATCACCATGCAG atTATGCGGATTAAACCTCACCAAGGCCAACATATAGGAGAGATGAGCTTCCTACAGCACAACAAATGTGAATGCAG ACCAAAGAAAGACAGAGCAAGGCAAGAAAA aaaatcAGTTCGAGGAAAGGGAAAGGGGCAAAAAAGAAAGCGCAAGAAATCCCGGTATAAATCCTGGAGCGT TCCCTGTGGGCCTTGCTCAGAGCGGAGAAAGCATTTGTTTGTACAAGATCCGCAGACGTGTAAATGTTCCTGCAAAAACACAGACTCGCGTTGCAAGGCGAGGCAGCTTGAGTTAAACGAACGTACTTGCAG ATGTGACAAGCCAAGGCGGTGA